One Kitasatospora sp. NBC_01266 genomic window carries:
- a CDS encoding HelD family protein — protein sequence MHSPATTDAATTDDATDPLQRERAHLSSSRAALRAMREDAQALDISDVTGSWVTAQVLHNQIERRIAALADLAHTPLFFGRLDFQHAISTEESAGAERGAARSAPSEGDGGRRVGERFYIGRRHVHDAEGDPMVLDWRAPVSQSFYRASRKDPMDIEKRRRFGYTGGELTAYEDENLSDPAEQDTASALLAAEIEKPRVGPMRDIVATIQPEQDEIVRADVTGTVCVQGAPGTGKTAVGLHRVAYLLYAHRDRLAKSGTLVIGPNSSFLSYIEQVLPALGELDVAQATVQQLVGHVEVRGTDSAEAARIKGDARLAQVLRRAVRAGITLPAEPCMVVRGSRRWRVQVHELVEIIEELASREIRYGAAMEALPQRVAHAVLLKMEQGGEAPDDRVQDAVARSREVKALTKACWPPVDPAKLVHRLLTDAEFLASCADGILDADEQAAIRWPKPGRSLKTAPWTAADAVLVDEATDLVQRTPSLGHVVLDEAQDLSPMQYRAVGRRCSTGSATVLGDLAQGTTPWATGSWPEALSHLGKPGAHVEELTVGFRVPEEVISYASRLLPAIAPGLTPASSIRDTVGALSIRRAEPDGQVEAVLAACREALAHEGSTGLIAADARLPLFEQALAEAGLSYLTPGTETTAEARLTLVPASLAKGLEYDYVVLDEPAAVVAGEPDQRTGLRRLYVALTRAVSGLTVLHAEPLPAELG from the coding sequence GTGCACTCCCCCGCCACCACCGACGCCGCCACCACCGACGACGCCACCGATCCGCTGCAGCGCGAGCGCGCCCACCTCTCCTCCTCCCGCGCCGCCCTGCGCGCGATGCGCGAGGACGCCCAGGCGCTGGACATCTCCGACGTCACCGGCAGCTGGGTCACCGCCCAGGTGCTGCACAACCAGATCGAGCGGCGGATCGCCGCGCTGGCCGACCTCGCACACACCCCGCTCTTCTTCGGGCGGCTGGACTTCCAGCACGCGATCTCGACCGAGGAGTCCGCGGGCGCAGAAAGAGGTGCCGCGCGAAGCGCGCCGAGCGAGGGTGATGGTGGGCGACGGGTGGGAGAGCGGTTCTACATCGGGCGCCGCCACGTGCACGACGCCGAGGGCGACCCGATGGTGCTGGACTGGCGCGCGCCGGTCTCCCAGTCGTTCTACCGGGCCAGCCGCAAGGACCCGATGGACATCGAGAAGCGGCGGCGGTTCGGCTACACCGGCGGCGAGTTGACCGCCTACGAGGACGAGAACCTGAGCGACCCGGCGGAGCAGGACACCGCCTCCGCGCTGCTCGCCGCCGAGATCGAGAAGCCCCGCGTCGGCCCGATGCGCGACATCGTGGCCACCATCCAGCCCGAGCAGGACGAGATCGTCCGCGCCGACGTGACCGGCACCGTCTGCGTGCAGGGCGCCCCCGGCACCGGGAAGACGGCGGTGGGCCTGCACCGGGTGGCCTACCTGCTCTACGCGCACCGCGACCGGCTCGCCAAGTCCGGCACCCTGGTGATCGGGCCGAACAGCTCCTTCCTCTCCTACATCGAGCAGGTGCTGCCCGCGCTGGGCGAGCTGGACGTGGCGCAGGCCACCGTGCAGCAGCTGGTCGGGCACGTCGAGGTGCGCGGCACCGACTCCGCCGAGGCGGCCAGGATCAAGGGCGACGCGCGGCTGGCCCAGGTGCTGCGCCGCGCGGTGCGCGCGGGCATCACGCTGCCCGCCGAGCCCTGCATGGTGGTCCGCGGCTCCCGCCGCTGGCGCGTGCAGGTCCACGAACTGGTCGAGATCATCGAGGAGTTGGCGAGCCGGGAGATCCGCTACGGGGCCGCCATGGAGGCGCTGCCGCAGCGGGTCGCGCACGCCGTGCTGCTGAAGATGGAGCAGGGCGGCGAGGCTCCCGACGACCGGGTGCAGGACGCGGTGGCCCGCTCCCGCGAGGTCAAGGCGCTGACCAAGGCCTGCTGGCCGCCGGTGGACCCGGCCAAGCTGGTGCACCGGCTGCTCACCGACGCCGAGTTCCTGGCGAGTTGCGCGGACGGCATCCTGGACGCGGACGAGCAGGCGGCGATCCGGTGGCCCAAGCCGGGGCGCTCGCTGAAGACCGCGCCGTGGACCGCCGCCGACGCCGTACTGGTGGACGAGGCGACCGACCTGGTGCAGCGCACGCCCTCGCTCGGCCATGTGGTGCTGGACGAGGCGCAGGACCTCTCGCCGATGCAGTACCGCGCGGTGGGCCGGCGCTGCAGCACCGGTTCGGCCACCGTGCTGGGCGACCTGGCGCAGGGCACCACGCCGTGGGCGACCGGCAGTTGGCCCGAGGCGCTGAGCCACCTGGGCAAGCCGGGTGCACACGTGGAGGAGCTGACCGTCGGCTTCCGGGTGCCCGAGGAGGTGATCAGCTACGCCTCGCGGCTGCTGCCCGCGATCGCGCCCGGGCTGACCCCCGCCAGCTCGATCCGCGACACCGTCGGCGCGCTGAGCATCCGCCGGGCCGAGCCGGACGGCCAGGTCGAGGCGGTACTGGCGGCCTGCCGCGAGGCACTGGCGCACGAGGGGTCGACCGGCCTGATCGCCGCCGACGCCCGGCTGCCGCTCTTCGAGCAGGCGCTGGCCGAGGCCGGCCTGAGCTACCTGACGCCCGGCACCGAGACCACCGCCGAGGCCCGGCTCACCCTGGTGCCGGCCTCGCTGGCCAAGGGTCTGGAGTACGACTACGTGGTGCTGGACGAGCCCGCCGCCGTGGTGGCCGGCGAGCCGGACCAGCGCACCGGCCTGCGCCGGCTGTACGTGGCGCTGACCCGTGCGGTCTCCGGCCTGACGGTGCTGCACGCCGAGCCGCTGCCGGCCGAGT
- the argS gene encoding arginine--tRNA ligase codes for MSTVVVAATSLVEDELSAAMARVLPPEQTGRDPLVRPSEQADFQSGAALALGKAAGVAPRELAERLAGAIRGGLAATVSGPGFVNVTVGDEWLWRQVAARLAADRLGVGEPLAGQRVVVDYSGPNIAKELHVGHLRSTVIGDALARTLGHLGADVVRQNHLGDWGTQFGMLIQYLDEHPDEQWRDVALVDALYRTARQAFDADPAFAERARQRVVALQAGDEGTLAVWRELVALSEQAFQWIYDRLGVLLTEADADAESAFNDQLDEVVAEFVAAGLTVQSEGALCVFADGVAAPLIIRKQNGGYGYPATDLATIRHRLHTLKADRILYVVDARQALHFKLVFDAAHRIGWLTDPRAAAHVPFGMVLGPGGTPFKTRSGDTVRLADLLDAAEDGVRAVLADKPHELDEEQLAEVVRAAAVGAVKYADLSNARTKNYVFDLDRMVSLSGDTAVYLQYAHARLRTLLAKAGADQGDLDPAIPPHPAERALILRLDAFDAVLREVAQTLEPHRLCGYLYGVAKALTDFYGACPVLKAPSPAVRANRLALCRLTAETLAQGLGLLGIAAPERM; via the coding sequence ATGTCCACAGTGGTAGTAGCTGCGACGAGCCTGGTGGAAGACGAGCTGTCGGCCGCCATGGCCCGCGTGCTGCCACCGGAGCAGACCGGCCGGGATCCGCTGGTGCGGCCCTCGGAGCAGGCGGACTTCCAGTCGGGGGCCGCGCTGGCGCTGGGTAAGGCGGCCGGGGTGGCGCCGCGGGAGTTGGCGGAGCGGCTGGCGGGGGCGATCCGAGGGGGACTGGCGGCGACGGTTTCCGGGCCCGGGTTCGTCAATGTGACCGTGGGCGACGAGTGGCTCTGGCGGCAGGTCGCGGCCCGGTTGGCGGCGGACCGGCTCGGGGTGGGGGAGCCGCTGGCGGGGCAGCGGGTCGTGGTGGACTACTCCGGGCCGAACATCGCCAAGGAGCTGCACGTCGGCCACCTGCGGTCGACGGTGATCGGGGACGCACTGGCCCGGACTCTCGGGCACCTCGGGGCGGACGTGGTGCGGCAGAACCACCTGGGCGACTGGGGCACCCAGTTCGGGATGCTGATCCAGTACCTGGACGAGCACCCGGACGAGCAGTGGCGGGACGTCGCGCTGGTCGACGCGCTCTACCGGACCGCGCGGCAGGCCTTCGACGCCGATCCGGCCTTCGCCGAGCGGGCCCGGCAGCGGGTGGTGGCGCTGCAGGCCGGGGACGAGGGGACGCTGGCGGTGTGGCGGGAGCTGGTCGCCCTCTCCGAGCAGGCGTTCCAGTGGATCTACGACCGGCTCGGGGTGCTGCTCACCGAGGCGGACGCGGACGCCGAGTCGGCGTTCAACGACCAACTGGACGAGGTGGTGGCCGAGTTCGTCGCCGCCGGCCTCACGGTGCAGAGCGAGGGCGCGCTCTGCGTCTTCGCGGACGGGGTGGCCGCGCCGCTCATCATCCGGAAGCAGAACGGCGGTTACGGGTATCCCGCCACCGACCTGGCCACCATCCGGCACCGGCTGCACACCCTCAAGGCCGACCGGATCCTCTACGTGGTCGACGCCCGGCAGGCGCTGCACTTCAAGCTGGTCTTCGACGCCGCGCACCGGATCGGCTGGCTGACGGACCCGCGGGCCGCCGCGCACGTGCCGTTCGGCATGGTGCTCGGTCCGGGCGGTACGCCGTTCAAGACCCGGTCGGGTGACACGGTCCGGCTCGCCGACCTGCTCGACGCGGCCGAGGACGGGGTGCGGGCGGTGCTCGCCGACAAGCCGCACGAGCTGGACGAGGAGCAGTTGGCCGAGGTGGTGCGGGCGGCGGCGGTCGGCGCGGTGAAGTACGCGGACCTGTCCAACGCGCGGACCAAGAACTACGTCTTCGACCTGGACCGGATGGTCTCGCTGAGCGGCGACACCGCGGTCTACCTGCAGTACGCGCACGCCCGGCTGCGGACCCTGCTGGCCAAGGCGGGCGCCGACCAGGGCGACCTCGATCCCGCGATCCCGCCGCACCCCGCCGAGCGGGCGCTGATCCTGCGGCTGGACGCCTTCGACGCGGTGCTGCGGGAGGTCGCCCAGACGCTGGAGCCGCACCGGCTCTGCGGCTACCTCTACGGGGTGGCGAAGGCGCTCACCGACTTCTACGGCGCCTGCCCGGTGCTCAAGGCGCCGTCGCCGGCGGTGCGGGCCAACCGGCTGGCGCTCTGCCGGCTGACCGCCGAGACGCTGGCGCAGGGCCTGGGACTGCTGGGGATCGCGGCGCCGGAGCGGATGTGA
- a CDS encoding helicase C-terminal domain-containing protein — translation MTTEPNGASSRARTLADELRASSDQALATLLRLRPDLLNPVPTDITQLTARLSSRASALRALERLDRFTLQTAEALAALPDGSAGTALRDLLAGPARVKAHPGAEPVERAAVIAALPRALAALRERALLWGPDSAPHLVIAVREALAPSATAPGGTGLGPTLAEATLGMSPARIQQLLTGAGLPGTPDPVTAVAALTALLADRKRCAALLAEAPEAALGVLDRLVWGPPTGTVPDAARPVTAEQARGPLEWLLARGLLLPSGPGSVVLPRELALHLRGGRSHRIVEPAPPALAPGLERDPQAVDNAAAGQAYTAVRTIEELLDLWGLQPPATLRAGGLGVRDLKRTALALETDEAQAAFWLELAYGAGLLAPDGESGELAGRTGEVWAPTPAYDLWLQQPVAERWTVLARGWLAATRVAGLVGSPDGKGKPRAALGPELDRVLAPGTRRAVLSLLATLPPGAVAGADALLPVQRWYRPLRGGATGPDGRDLRDQLTGWSLAETELLGITGRGALGSAARALLAGQDPAPVLAPLLPQPLDHVILQPDLTAIAPGPLLTPLAQALALCAEIESKGGATVYRFTPESVRRALDAGRTAADLHSFLEQHSRTAVPQPLSYLIDDVARRHGVLRVGAASAYLRCDDPALLAEVLADRRALELRLRLLAPTVLAAQAGPETVLGVLRAMGYAPAAESAEGDLVITRPDSHRTPPRTAPAPVADGPATPDDVLLGAAVKAIRAGDRAATANRRETVAGPAATPADTRHLPRTAAADTLAALQTAVLLGERMWIGYINAEGLASQRVIDPVKVEGGYVTAFDHHAEKLNTFALHRITGVAELDED, via the coding sequence ATGACCACCGAGCCGAACGGAGCGTCCAGCAGGGCCCGCACCCTCGCCGACGAGCTCCGCGCCAGCAGCGACCAGGCACTCGCCACCCTGCTGCGCCTGCGCCCCGATCTGCTCAACCCCGTGCCCACCGACATCACGCAGCTGACCGCGCGGCTCTCCAGCCGGGCCTCCGCGCTGCGCGCGTTGGAGCGGCTGGACCGGTTCACGCTGCAGACCGCCGAGGCACTGGCGGCGCTGCCCGACGGCAGTGCGGGCACCGCGCTGCGCGATCTGCTGGCCGGTCCCGCGCGGGTCAAGGCGCACCCCGGCGCCGAGCCGGTGGAGCGGGCCGCCGTGATCGCCGCGCTGCCCCGGGCGCTGGCCGCGCTGCGCGAGCGCGCGCTGCTCTGGGGGCCGGACAGCGCGCCGCACCTGGTGATCGCGGTGCGCGAGGCGCTGGCCCCGAGCGCCACCGCGCCCGGCGGCACCGGGCTGGGGCCCACGCTCGCCGAGGCCACCCTGGGGATGTCCCCGGCCCGCATCCAGCAGTTGCTGACCGGCGCCGGGCTGCCCGGAACGCCCGACCCGGTGACGGCGGTGGCCGCGCTGACCGCCCTGCTGGCCGATCGCAAGCGGTGCGCCGCGCTGCTCGCCGAGGCGCCCGAGGCGGCGCTCGGGGTGCTGGACCGGCTGGTCTGGGGCCCGCCCACCGGCACCGTGCCGGACGCCGCCCGCCCGGTCACCGCCGAGCAGGCGCGCGGCCCGCTGGAGTGGCTGCTGGCCCGGGGCCTGCTGCTGCCGTCGGGTCCCGGCAGTGTGGTGCTCCCCCGCGAGCTGGCGCTGCACCTGCGCGGCGGGCGCAGCCACCGGATCGTCGAGCCCGCGCCACCCGCGCTGGCGCCGGGCCTCGAGCGCGATCCACAGGCTGTGGACAACGCGGCGGCCGGCCAGGCCTACACCGCCGTGCGAACCATCGAGGAGCTGCTCGACCTCTGGGGCCTGCAACCGCCGGCCACGCTGCGGGCCGGCGGCCTCGGGGTGCGCGACCTCAAGCGGACCGCGCTGGCGCTGGAGACGGACGAGGCGCAGGCCGCGTTCTGGCTGGAACTCGCCTACGGCGCGGGGCTGCTGGCGCCGGACGGGGAGAGCGGCGAGTTGGCCGGGCGGACCGGCGAGGTCTGGGCGCCGACCCCCGCGTACGACCTGTGGCTGCAGCAGCCGGTGGCCGAGCGGTGGACCGTGCTGGCCCGTGGCTGGCTGGCCGCCACCCGGGTCGCCGGGCTGGTCGGCAGCCCCGACGGCAAGGGCAAGCCGCGCGCCGCGCTCGGCCCCGAGCTGGACCGGGTGCTGGCCCCCGGCACCCGGCGGGCCGTGCTCAGCCTGCTCGCCACGCTGCCGCCCGGCGCGGTGGCCGGCGCGGACGCGCTGCTGCCCGTCCAGCGCTGGTACCGCCCGCTGCGCGGCGGCGCCACCGGTCCCGACGGCCGTGACCTGCGCGACCAGCTGACCGGGTGGAGCCTGGCCGAGACCGAGCTGCTCGGCATCACCGGACGCGGCGCGCTCGGCTCCGCCGCCCGCGCGCTGCTGGCCGGTCAGGACCCGGCGCCGGTGCTGGCGCCGCTGCTGCCGCAGCCGCTGGACCACGTGATCCTGCAGCCCGACCTGACCGCGATCGCACCGGGACCGCTGCTCACCCCGCTCGCCCAGGCACTGGCGCTCTGCGCGGAGATCGAGTCCAAGGGCGGCGCCACCGTCTACCGGTTCACCCCCGAGTCGGTGCGCCGCGCCCTGGACGCCGGGCGCACCGCCGCCGACCTGCACTCCTTCCTGGAGCAGCACTCGCGCACCGCCGTACCGCAGCCGCTCAGCTACCTGATCGACGATGTCGCCCGGCGGCACGGCGTGCTGCGGGTCGGCGCCGCCTCGGCCTACCTGCGCTGCGACGACCCGGCGCTGCTCGCCGAGGTGCTCGCCGACCGGCGGGCGCTGGAACTGCGGCTGCGGCTGCTCGCACCGACGGTGCTGGCCGCACAGGCCGGGCCCGAGACGGTGCTGGGCGTGCTGCGCGCGATGGGCTACGCACCGGCCGCCGAGTCGGCCGAGGGCGATCTGGTGATCACCCGCCCCGACAGCCACCGCACCCCGCCGCGCACCGCGCCCGCCCCGGTCGCGGACGGCCCGGCCACCCCGGACGACGTGCTGCTCGGCGCGGCCGTCAAGGCGATCCGGGCGGGCGACCGGGCGGCCACCGCGAACCGCCGGGAGACCGTCGCCGGCCCCGCCGCCACGCCCGCCGACACCCGGCACCTGCCGCGCACCGCGGCGGCGGACACGCTGGCCGCGCTGCAGACGGCGGTGCTGCTCGGCGAGCGGATGTGGATCGGCTACATCAACGCCGAGGGGCTGGCCTCGCAGCGGGTGATCGACCCGGTGAAGGTGGAGGGCGGCTACGTCACCGCCTTCGACCACCACGCCGAGAAGCTCAACACCTTCGCGCTGCACCGGATCACCGGCGTGGCCGAGCTGGACGAGGACTAG
- a CDS encoding class I SAM-dependent methyltransferase, with translation MTNTQLRGESPAAQGEAARRRKAALADAFTLAADEYDEANGGFFNPIGARLARLAGLRPGDRVLDVGCGRGAVLFAALAEVGPEGYVVGIDLAPGMVRATAAQAAGHGLRNVTVRVDDAEALGFPDHSFEAALSSFAVIFTPDPAAALASVRRVLVPGGRFGFTAFGADEPGWERPGAALNAFLPAPAARLRQSRAARFNPLGRSPEEAAELLHRSGFTDIRTVEHYAATHYPDAEAWWHSQQAGGWRGVLEAIPAEHLDEARAAALAALAPLAAADGTLVRRTAIRYTTALRE, from the coding sequence ATGACGAACACTCAGCTCCGAGGTGAGTCACCCGCCGCCCAGGGCGAGGCGGCCCGCCGCCGCAAGGCCGCCCTGGCCGACGCCTTCACGCTCGCGGCCGACGAGTACGACGAGGCCAACGGCGGCTTCTTCAATCCGATCGGCGCCCGGCTGGCCCGGCTGGCCGGGCTGCGGCCCGGCGACCGGGTGCTGGACGTGGGGTGCGGCCGGGGCGCGGTGCTCTTCGCGGCGCTCGCCGAGGTCGGGCCGGAGGGCTACGTGGTCGGCATCGACCTGGCCCCCGGGATGGTCCGGGCGACGGCCGCGCAGGCGGCGGGGCACGGGCTGCGCAACGTCACCGTCCGGGTGGACGACGCCGAGGCGCTCGGCTTCCCGGACCACTCCTTCGAGGCCGCGCTCTCCTCCTTCGCGGTGATCTTCACCCCGGACCCGGCCGCCGCGCTGGCCTCGGTGCGCCGGGTGCTGGTGCCCGGCGGACGGTTCGGCTTCACCGCGTTCGGCGCGGACGAACCGGGCTGGGAGCGCCCCGGGGCGGCGCTCAACGCCTTCCTGCCCGCGCCGGCGGCCCGGCTGCGGCAGAGCAGGGCGGCCAGGTTCAACCCGCTGGGCCGCAGCCCCGAGGAGGCCGCCGAGCTGCTGCACCGGTCCGGCTTCACCGACATCCGCACGGTCGAGCACTACGCGGCCACCCACTACCCGGACGCCGAGGCCTGGTGGCACTCGCAGCAGGCCGGTGGGTGGCGCGGCGTGCTGGAGGCGATCCCCGCCGAGCACCTGGACGAGGCGCGCGCGGCCGCCCTGGCCGCACTCGCCCCGCTGGCCGCCGCGGACGGCACCCTGGTGCGGCGGACCGCGATCCGCTACACGACGGCGCTGCGGGAGTAG
- the pgeF gene encoding peptidoglycan editing factor PgeF: protein MEELTTGVRYAVTDRHGGVSAAPFNSRNLGGATADDYQDVLRNRELTARQFGLAADRVVWMRQVHSATVARVSAPWGADAPELDAVWTTEPGLALAALGADCAPVLLADPVAGMVGAAHSGRVGTLTGVVPNLVAAMAEAGAEPARMTALVGPMACGRCYEVPAAMREESAAVLPEVRATTRQGTPALDLRAGISAQLARAGVGSVRQDARCTIEDPDLFSHRRDQPTGRFAAYVWLAH, encoded by the coding sequence ATGGAGGAACTGACGACCGGGGTCCGCTATGCCGTCACCGACCGCCACGGCGGGGTGAGCGCGGCGCCGTTCAACTCGCGCAACCTGGGCGGCGCCACCGCCGACGACTACCAGGACGTGCTGCGCAACCGCGAACTGACGGCTCGTCAGTTCGGCCTGGCGGCGGACCGGGTGGTCTGGATGCGCCAGGTGCACAGCGCCACGGTGGCCCGGGTTTCGGCGCCCTGGGGCGCCGACGCACCGGAGTTGGACGCCGTCTGGACCACCGAGCCGGGCCTGGCGCTGGCCGCGCTGGGCGCCGACTGCGCGCCGGTGCTGCTGGCCGACCCGGTGGCCGGGATGGTCGGCGCGGCCCACTCCGGGCGGGTCGGCACCCTGACCGGCGTGGTGCCGAACCTGGTCGCCGCGATGGCCGAGGCCGGGGCCGAGCCGGCGCGGATGACCGCCCTGGTCGGCCCGATGGCCTGCGGGCGCTGCTACGAGGTGCCGGCGGCGATGCGCGAGGAGTCCGCCGCCGTGCTGCCCGAGGTGCGGGCCACCACCCGGCAGGGCACCCCCGCGCTCGACCTGCGGGCCGGGATCAGCGCGCAGCTGGCCCGCGCGGGCGTCGGCTCGGTGCGCCAGGACGCCCGCTGCACGATCGAGGACCCGGACCTCTTCTCGCACCGGCGCGACCAGCCGACCGGGCGGTTCGCGGCGTACGTCTGGCTGGCGCACTGA
- a CDS encoding DNA repair helicase XPB, protein MNNGPLIVQSDKTLLLEIDHPQAADCRRAIAPFAELERAPEHVHTYRVTPLGLWNARAAGHDAEQVVDALVTYSRYPVPHALLVDVADTMARYGRLQLSKHPVHGLVLSTTDRPVLEEVLKSKKVAPLVGARVEPDMVVVHPSERGQIKQVLLKLGWPAEDHAGYVDGEAHPIDLEQDGWQLRPYQQQAVEGFWHGGSGVVVLPCGAGKTLVGAAAMAEAKSTTLILVTNTVSARQWKHELVKRTSLTEDEIGEYSGTKKEIRPVTIATYQVMTTKRKGSYAHLELFDARNWGLVVYDEVHLLPAPVFKFTADLQARRRLGLTATLVREDGREGDVFSLIGPKRFDAPWKEIEAQGYIAPADCCEVRVTLTDSERLAYATAEPEERYRFCSTTATKRRVVEALVKKHEKDQTLIIGQYIDQLDELGEVLNAPVIKGETSNAQREKLFEAFRTKEISVLVVSKVANFSIDLPEATVAIQVSGTFGSRQEEAQRLGRVLRPKADGHSAHFYSVVARDTVDQDFAAHRQRFLAEQGYAYRIIDADDV, encoded by the coding sequence GTGAACAACGGGCCACTGATCGTCCAGAGCGACAAAACTCTCCTGCTGGAGATCGACCACCCCCAGGCCGCCGACTGCCGGCGCGCGATCGCGCCGTTCGCCGAGCTGGAGCGGGCGCCCGAGCATGTGCACACCTACCGGGTGACGCCGCTGGGGCTGTGGAACGCGCGGGCCGCCGGGCATGACGCCGAGCAGGTGGTGGACGCGCTGGTGACGTACTCGCGCTACCCGGTGCCGCACGCGCTGCTGGTGGACGTGGCCGACACCATGGCCCGGTACGGGCGGCTGCAGCTCAGCAAGCACCCGGTGCACGGGCTGGTGCTGTCCACCACGGACCGGCCGGTGCTGGAAGAGGTGCTGAAGTCCAAGAAGGTCGCGCCGCTGGTCGGGGCCCGGGTCGAGCCGGACATGGTGGTGGTGCACCCGTCCGAGCGCGGGCAGATCAAGCAGGTGCTGCTCAAGCTCGGCTGGCCGGCCGAGGACCACGCCGGGTACGTGGACGGCGAGGCGCACCCGATCGACCTGGAGCAGGACGGCTGGCAGCTGCGGCCGTACCAGCAGCAGGCGGTGGAGGGCTTCTGGCACGGCGGCAGCGGTGTGGTGGTGCTGCCCTGCGGCGCGGGCAAGACGCTGGTCGGCGCGGCGGCGATGGCCGAGGCCAAGTCGACCACGCTGATCCTGGTCACCAACACCGTCTCGGCCCGCCAGTGGAAGCACGAGCTGGTCAAGCGCACCTCACTCACCGAGGACGAGATCGGCGAGTACAGCGGGACGAAGAAGGAGATCCGCCCGGTCACCATCGCCACCTACCAGGTGATGACGACCAAGCGGAAGGGCAGCTACGCCCACCTGGAGCTGTTCGACGCCCGCAACTGGGGCCTGGTGGTCTACGACGAGGTGCACCTGCTGCCCGCGCCGGTCTTCAAGTTCACCGCCGACCTCCAGGCCAGGCGCCGGCTGGGGCTGACCGCGACCCTGGTGCGCGAGGACGGCCGCGAGGGCGACGTGTTCAGCCTGATCGGCCCCAAGCGCTTCGACGCCCCGTGGAAGGAGATCGAGGCGCAGGGCTACATCGCGCCGGCCGACTGCTGCGAGGTCCGGGTCACGCTGACCGACTCCGAGCGGCTCGCCTACGCGACCGCCGAGCCGGAGGAGCGCTACCGGTTCTGCTCCACCACCGCGACCAAGCGCCGGGTGGTGGAAGCCCTGGTCAAGAAGCACGAGAAGGACCAGACGCTGATCATCGGCCAGTACATCGACCAGCTGGACGAGCTGGGCGAGGTACTGAACGCCCCGGTGATCAAGGGCGAGACCAGCAACGCCCAGCGCGAGAAGCTCTTCGAGGCGTTCCGGACCAAGGAGATCAGCGTGCTGGTGGTCTCCAAGGTGGCGAACTTCTCGATCGACCTGCCCGAGGCCACGGTGGCGATCCAGGTCTCCGGGACGTTCGGCTCACGTCAGGAGGAGGCCCAGCGGCTGGGCCGGGTGCTGCGCCCGAAGGCGGACGGCCACTCGGCCCACTTCTACTCGGTGGTGGCCCGCGACACGGTGGACCAGGACTTCGCCGCGCACCGCCAGCGGTTCCTGGCGGAGCAGGGGTACGCCTACCGGATCATCGACGCGGACGACGTGTAA
- a CDS encoding TetR family transcriptional regulator, with amino-acid sequence MAWDTQRTKQLLLDAAVQEFAEYGPEGARVDRIAKLAGVNKERIYQYFGNKEQLFGHVIDQELAKVMAAASPLPEHCADLGEFAGLLFDWHLANPTFLRLLRWEGLLVEPQPTSRDAERAVYYEQRIAAVAQAQRAGTITTELPAQHLLYAVFALSAWWFTAPKVIAMVMTGLADDSPASRRAGLVAMARKLGS; translated from the coding sequence ATGGCATGGGACACCCAGAGAACCAAGCAGCTGCTGCTGGACGCGGCCGTCCAGGAGTTCGCCGAGTACGGCCCCGAAGGGGCGCGGGTGGACCGGATCGCCAAACTGGCCGGCGTCAACAAGGAGCGGATCTACCAGTACTTCGGCAACAAGGAGCAGCTCTTCGGGCACGTCATCGACCAGGAGCTGGCCAAGGTGATGGCCGCCGCCTCACCGCTGCCCGAACACTGCGCGGACCTGGGCGAGTTCGCCGGGCTGCTCTTCGACTGGCACCTGGCCAACCCCACCTTCCTGCGACTGCTGCGCTGGGAGGGCCTGCTGGTCGAGCCGCAGCCCACGAGCCGGGACGCCGAGCGGGCCGTCTACTACGAGCAGCGGATCGCCGCCGTCGCGCAGGCCCAGCGGGCCGGCACGATCACCACCGAGCTGCCGGCCCAGCACCTGCTGTACGCGGTCTTCGCGCTCTCCGCCTGGTGGTTCACCGCACCGAAGGTCATCGCCATGGTGATGACCGGACTGGCGGACGACAGCCCGGCGAGCCGGCGGGCGGGGCTGGTGGCGATGGCCCGCAAGCTCGGGTCGTAG